The following proteins are encoded in a genomic region of Acidobacteriota bacterium:
- the frr gene encoding ribosome recycling factor produces MSAQDVIKETGPKMDHVVEDFKRKLSNIRTGRATVGLLDAVVVDYYGVPTPLNQMASIAVPEPQMMTVQPWDATAMAGIEKAITAANLGLNPSNDGKIIRLSIPALTEERRKQFAKQVHEVAEEHRIAVRNVRHQSNDLLKKMLKDREVSEDEERSGLEDVQKLTNTYIAKIDELSKNKEAEIMVV; encoded by the coding sequence ATGAGCGCACAAGACGTAATTAAAGAGACCGGCCCAAAAATGGACCATGTGGTCGAAGATTTTAAGCGAAAGCTATCTAACATCCGCACGGGCCGTGCAACTGTCGGTCTGCTCGACGCGGTCGTCGTCGACTACTACGGCGTCCCGACGCCGCTCAATCAGATGGCATCTATCGCCGTTCCGGAGCCGCAAATGATGACGGTCCAACCGTGGGATGCGACCGCGATGGCTGGGATCGAAAAGGCGATCACTGCCGCCAATCTCGGACTTAACCCTTCGAATGACGGCAAGATCATTCGCCTGAGTATTCCCGCTCTTACCGAAGAACGCCGTAAGCAGTTCGCCAAACAGGTTCACGAGGTCGCCGAGGAACACCGAATTGCCGTCCGCAACGTACGTCACCAGTCCAATGATCTGCTCAAAAAGATGCTTAAGGACAGAGAGGTCTCCGAAGACGAAGAGCGCAGCGGCCTCGAAGACGTCCAGAAATTGACAAACACTTACATCGCCAAGATCGATGAGCTTTCCAAAAACAAAGAAGCTGAGATCATGGTCGTTTAA